A part of Streptomyces sp. NBC_01210 genomic DNA contains:
- a CDS encoding RidA family protein, with protein MSGVVDRKLAELGLTLPDVVPPLAAYQPAVVSGVYVYTAGQLPMVEGKLPVTGKVGGEVTAEEAKELARTCALNALAAVKSVVGDLDRIARVVKVVGFVASAADFTGQPGVLNGASELLGEVLGDKGVHARSAVGVAVLPLDAPVEVEIQVELVQD; from the coding sequence ATGAGCGGCGTTGTCGACAGGAAGCTCGCCGAACTCGGGCTGACGCTGCCGGATGTCGTACCGCCGCTGGCCGCGTACCAGCCGGCCGTGGTGTCCGGCGTGTACGTCTACACCGCGGGCCAGCTCCCGATGGTGGAGGGCAAGCTTCCGGTCACCGGCAAGGTAGGTGGCGAGGTCACCGCCGAGGAGGCCAAGGAGCTGGCGCGGACCTGTGCGCTGAACGCACTGGCGGCCGTGAAGTCGGTCGTGGGCGATCTGGACCGGATCGCGCGAGTGGTGAAGGTCGTCGGCTTTGTCGCGTCGGCCGCGGACTTCACCGGCCAGCCGGGCGTACTCAACGGCGCGAGCGAGCTGCTGGGCGAGGTGCTCGGCGACAAGGGTGTGCACGCGCGCAGCGCGGTGGGTGTCGCGGTGCTGCCGCTGGACGCTCCGGTCGAGGTCGAGATCCAGGTGGAGCTCGTTCAGGACTGA
- a CDS encoding PQQ-dependent sugar dehydrogenase yields the protein MATATAALTVALPTLSNAQPTVTGAAAVKAAPVRYEAETATISQGVAESNHTGFSGTGFVNYTNVAGGYVEFTVDAPAAGSATLALGFANGTTGNRPLDISVNGAVAAPHQAFQPTGAWTTWSTVTTTVALKAGANTVRATAAAAEGGPNLDFIDVTPAEGQAGTDYEAEAGTISQGVVESNHAGHSGTGFVNYNAVTGAYVEFTVDSAQAANAKLDFRYANGTAASRPLDITVNGANVADDLAFPGTGAWTTWKTATANAALKAGSNKIRATTVAGDGPNLDKLTVTASGPADTEKPTPPANLRKDKEPTASTVSLAWDASTDNVKVVGYDIYQHGQLMKQVDGGTLAATVENLNPETSYDWTVFARDAAANVSAASNAVTIATLPAPPDNEAPSMPGNLRSPGKTATSVDLAWNASTDNVKVTGYDIHRDGAAAGTSDSTSTTIAGLKANTAYRFKVRAFDLKGNKSEFSPEITVTTGGSQPGGVPDPGTVSTLASGVDVAWGVGFLPDGSGVYTERNTFNVYRLTKSGQKTLIGKVPNAVTTGGEGGLLGIEISPGFNTDHYVYFTHTAAEGNRVVRMKYENNALSDYKILLQGMEKSRFHNGGRLRFGPDGKLYASMGDAQSGSRAQDKNSLNGKILRINADGTIPSDNPFGNAVWSLGHRNPQGLDFDSQGRLWQAEFGNSNMDEVNLIQKGGNYGWPNCEGTSGSCSGYIAPKKTWPTSQASPSGLTIINDHVFVATTVGQRVYRLRIDSSSNLVEQKTYFQGTYDRLRTVEVDHDGDIWLTTSTDKDGTNGNDRVLLIDIVYSGGTPQPGDFKLTSTAFNDNANIPAKYTCAGDGTAGQDPSPPLAWGAGGSAAKSYAIVFADIANNGNKLHWAIWDVPASKLSLPEALGSGFNVPGQDGAKQKAMGSGANAQQFFGPCPGGSTHPYTFTLYAVNAATVPGLTSGSTMAQIETAIKNASTANVKLRGSSNAGT from the coding sequence GTGGCCACGGCCACAGCAGCGTTAACCGTGGCCCTGCCGACCTTGAGCAATGCCCAGCCCACCGTCACCGGGGCCGCAGCCGTCAAGGCCGCGCCCGTCCGGTACGAAGCCGAAACGGCGACGATCTCGCAGGGCGTGGCCGAGTCCAACCACACCGGCTTCTCCGGCACCGGTTTCGTCAACTACACCAATGTCGCCGGTGGCTATGTGGAGTTCACCGTGGACGCCCCGGCGGCGGGCAGTGCCACCCTGGCACTCGGCTTCGCCAACGGCACCACCGGCAACCGCCCGCTGGACATCTCCGTGAACGGAGCCGTCGCCGCCCCCCACCAGGCTTTCCAGCCCACCGGCGCCTGGACCACCTGGTCCACCGTGACCACCACGGTCGCACTCAAGGCCGGCGCCAACACCGTTCGTGCCACCGCTGCAGCCGCCGAGGGTGGCCCCAACCTGGACTTCATCGACGTCACCCCCGCTGAAGGACAGGCCGGCACGGACTACGAGGCAGAAGCCGGGACGATCTCCCAGGGCGTCGTCGAGTCCAACCACGCCGGCCACTCCGGCACCGGCTTCGTCAACTACAACGCCGTGACAGGCGCGTACGTGGAGTTCACCGTCGACTCCGCGCAAGCGGCCAACGCCAAACTGGACTTCCGCTACGCCAACGGCACCGCCGCAAGCCGTCCGCTGGACATCACCGTGAACGGCGCCAACGTCGCCGACGACCTCGCGTTCCCCGGCACCGGAGCCTGGACCACCTGGAAGACCGCCACCGCCAACGCGGCACTCAAGGCGGGCAGCAACAAGATCCGCGCCACCACGGTCGCGGGCGACGGCCCCAACCTGGACAAGCTCACCGTCACCGCGAGCGGGCCGGCCGACACCGAGAAGCCGACCCCGCCCGCGAACCTGCGCAAGGACAAGGAGCCGACCGCGAGCACCGTCTCGCTGGCCTGGGACGCGTCCACCGACAACGTCAAGGTCGTCGGCTACGACATCTACCAGCACGGCCAGCTGATGAAGCAGGTCGACGGCGGCACCCTCGCCGCCACGGTGGAGAACCTCAACCCCGAGACGTCGTACGACTGGACCGTCTTCGCTCGTGACGCCGCCGCCAATGTCTCGGCCGCGAGCAACGCCGTCACCATCGCGACGCTGCCCGCACCGCCGGACAACGAGGCTCCGAGCATGCCGGGCAATCTGCGCTCCCCCGGCAAGACCGCGACCAGTGTCGACCTCGCCTGGAACGCCTCCACGGACAATGTGAAGGTCACCGGGTACGACATCCACCGCGACGGCGCGGCTGCCGGAACCTCCGACTCCACCTCGACGACCATCGCGGGCCTGAAGGCCAACACCGCGTACAGGTTCAAGGTCAGGGCGTTCGACCTGAAGGGCAACAAGTCGGAGTTCAGCCCGGAGATCACCGTCACCACCGGTGGCAGCCAGCCCGGCGGCGTCCCCGACCCGGGCACGGTCTCCACCCTCGCGAGCGGCGTGGATGTCGCCTGGGGCGTGGGATTCCTGCCCGACGGCTCCGGCGTCTACACCGAGCGGAACACCTTCAACGTCTACAGGCTGACCAAGTCCGGCCAGAAGACGCTGATCGGCAAGGTTCCCAATGCCGTGACCACGGGCGGCGAGGGCGGTCTGCTGGGAATCGAGATCAGTCCCGGCTTCAACACCGACCACTACGTCTACTTCACCCACACCGCAGCCGAGGGCAACCGCGTCGTGCGGATGAAGTACGAGAACAACGCGCTGAGCGACTACAAGATCCTGCTCCAGGGCATGGAGAAGAGCCGCTTCCACAACGGCGGCCGACTGCGCTTCGGCCCCGACGGCAAGCTGTACGCCTCCATGGGCGACGCACAGAGCGGCAGCCGGGCGCAGGACAAGAACTCGCTCAACGGCAAGATCCTGCGCATCAACGCGGACGGCACCATCCCGTCGGACAACCCGTTCGGCAACGCCGTCTGGAGCCTCGGCCACCGCAACCCGCAGGGCCTCGACTTCGACTCCCAGGGCCGGCTCTGGCAGGCGGAGTTCGGCAACAGCAATATGGACGAGGTCAACCTCATCCAGAAGGGCGGCAACTACGGCTGGCCCAACTGTGAGGGCACGAGCGGCAGTTGCTCCGGCTACATCGCGCCCAAGAAGACCTGGCCGACCAGTCAGGCCTCACCCAGTGGCCTGACGATCATCAACGACCATGTCTTTGTCGCCACCACCGTCGGCCAGCGCGTCTACCGGCTGCGCATCGACTCCAGCAGCAACCTGGTCGAGCAGAAGACGTACTTCCAGGGGACATACGACCGGCTTCGTACGGTCGAGGTCGACCATGACGGCGACATCTGGCTCACCACGTCGACGGACAAGGACGGCACCAACGGCAACGACCGGGTCCTGCTGATCGACATCGTCTACTCGGGCGGCACTCCGCAGCCCGGCGATTTCAAGCTGACCAGCACTGCCTTCAACGACAACGCCAATATCCCGGCGAAGTACACCTGCGCAGGGGACGGCACTGCGGGCCAGGACCCGTCGCCGCCGCTTGCGTGGGGCGCGGGAGGTTCCGCGGCGAAGAGCTATGCGATCGTCTTCGCCGATATCGCCAACAACGGCAACAAACTGCACTGGGCGATCTGGGACGTACCGGCGTCGAAGCTCTCGCTTCCGGAGGCGCTGGGGTCCGGCTTCAATGTCCCCGGCCAGGACGGCGCGAAGCAGAAGGCGATGGGCAGCGGGGCGAACGCGCAGCAGTTCTTCGGCCCGTGTCCGGGCGGCTCCACGCACCCGTACACCTTCACGCTGTACGCGGTGAACGCGGCGACCGTGCCGGGGCTGACCTCGGGCTCGACGATGGCCCAGATCGAGACGGCGATCAAGAACGCGAGCACCGCGAATGTGAAGCTGCGCGGTAGCTCGAACGCCGGTACCTGA
- a CDS encoding IS110 family transposase, producing the protein MIYCGIDWAERTHDVALVDDTGQLLAKRHITDDAAGYKILLELLAEYGDSEENPIPVAIETSRGLLVAVLRTGKRKVFAINPMAAARYRDRHSVSRKKSDPGDALVLANILRTDMHAHRPLPDDSDLGRAIAVLARAQQDSLWNRQQLANQLRSLLREYYPAALAAFATWTNGLCRPEARELLKAAPTPARAARLTRTQIQAALKRAGRQRGIEAEADRLREVLRGEWAHQPPLVEDALGKQMLALLIQLEAACTAADDLAKAVEEAFPQHPDAEVLLSFPGLGIQLAARILAEIGDDHTRFADARGLKAYAGSSPITRASGKKSSITRRWVKNDRLNHAGYLWAFASLRASTGANAHYRRRREQGDWHAAAQRNLFNRMIGQLYHCLQKRELFDEQSAFPTTPDLAVTAA; encoded by the coding sequence TTGATCTACTGCGGAATCGACTGGGCTGAACGCACCCACGACGTCGCCCTGGTCGACGACACCGGCCAGCTGCTCGCCAAGCGGCACATCACCGACGACGCGGCTGGCTACAAGATCCTGCTGGAGCTGCTCGCCGAGTACGGCGACAGCGAGGAGAATCCGATCCCGGTGGCGATCGAGACTTCCCGCGGCCTGTTGGTGGCCGTCCTGCGGACCGGCAAGCGCAAGGTGTTCGCCATCAACCCGATGGCCGCCGCCCGCTACCGCGACCGGCACAGCGTCTCGCGCAAGAAGTCCGACCCCGGCGACGCCCTGGTCCTGGCCAACATCCTCCGCACCGACATGCACGCCCACCGGCCCCTCCCCGACGACTCAGACCTCGGCCGCGCGATCGCCGTCTTGGCCCGCGCCCAGCAGGACTCTCTGTGGAACCGGCAGCAGCTCGCCAACCAGCTCCGCTCCCTGCTGCGCGAGTACTACCCCGCCGCCCTGGCCGCATTCGCCACCTGGACCAACGGACTGTGTCGCCCCGAGGCCCGCGAACTCCTCAAGGCCGCCCCGACCCCGGCTCGGGCCGCACGGCTGACCCGCACCCAGATCCAGGCAGCCCTCAAGCGAGCCGGCCGCCAGCGCGGCATCGAAGCCGAGGCCGACCGCCTCCGAGAGGTCCTCCGGGGCGAGTGGGCCCACCAACCGCCCCTGGTCGAAGACGCGCTCGGCAAACAGATGCTCGCCCTGCTCATCCAGCTGGAAGCAGCCTGCACAGCCGCCGACGACCTGGCCAAGGCGGTGGAAGAGGCCTTCCCTCAACACCCGGACGCCGAGGTGCTGCTGAGTTTCCCCGGGCTCGGCATCCAACTCGCCGCCCGCATCCTGGCTGAGATCGGGGACGATCACACCCGCTTCGCCGACGCCCGCGGCCTCAAGGCATACGCCGGCTCCTCACCCATCACCCGCGCATCCGGCAAGAAGTCCTCCATCACCAGGCGGTGGGTGAAGAACGACCGGCTCAACCACGCCGGCTACCTGTGGGCCTTCGCCTCACTACGGGCATCCACTGGAGCCAACGCCCACTACCGGCGCCGACGCGAACAAGGCGACTGGCACGCAGCCGCCCAACGCAATCTCTTCAACCGCATGATCGGACAGCTCTACCACTGCCTCCAGAAACGCGAACTCTTCGACGAGCAGTCCGCGTTCCCCACAACGCCTGACCTCGCGGTCACCGCGGCTTGA
- a CDS encoding NUDIX hydrolase, whose translation MSNGQWYPPEWPDRIRALASGELTAVTPKRAATVMLLRDTVDGPAVHMLRRRASMAFAGGAYVYPGGGVDERDDDHLVRWAGPALTAWSSRLGTGPAEAQAIVCAAVRETYEEAGVLLAGPTPDTVVGDTTGDDWEADRQALVDRDLSFADFLDRRGLVLRSDLLGAWARWITPEFEPRRYDTWFFVAALPEGQRTRNASTEADRAVWIRPQEATAGYDKGDLLMMPPTVSTLRALQPYATAASALAAAGEQDLTAILARARLEGGELVLSWPGHDEFTKHIPTGGGAQ comes from the coding sequence ATGTCCAATGGTCAGTGGTACCCGCCGGAGTGGCCGGACCGGATTCGCGCGCTCGCGAGCGGTGAGCTCACCGCGGTGACGCCGAAGCGGGCGGCGACCGTGATGCTGCTGCGCGACACGGTGGACGGCCCTGCCGTGCACATGCTGCGCCGACGTGCCTCCATGGCTTTCGCCGGAGGCGCGTACGTGTATCCGGGCGGCGGCGTGGACGAACGCGACGACGATCACCTGGTGCGGTGGGCGGGCCCTGCGCTGACGGCCTGGTCGTCCCGTCTGGGCACCGGTCCTGCCGAGGCCCAGGCCATTGTGTGCGCGGCGGTGCGGGAGACGTACGAGGAGGCGGGCGTCCTGCTCGCGGGCCCGACGCCCGACACGGTCGTCGGCGACACGACGGGCGACGACTGGGAGGCGGACCGCCAGGCACTGGTCGACCGGGACCTGTCCTTCGCGGACTTCCTGGACCGCCGGGGTCTGGTGCTGCGCTCGGACCTGCTGGGCGCGTGGGCACGCTGGATCACTCCGGAGTTCGAGCCGCGCCGGTACGACACATGGTTCTTCGTGGCGGCACTCCCGGAGGGCCAGCGGACACGGAACGCCTCGACGGAGGCGGACCGCGCGGTCTGGATCCGCCCGCAGGAGGCGACGGCGGGCTACGACAAGGGCGACCTGCTGATGATGCCGCCGACGGTCTCCACGCTGCGGGCGCTGCAGCCGTACGCCACGGCGGCCTCGGCGCTGGCAGCGGCGGGGGAGCAGGACCTGACCGCGATCCTGGCCCGGGCGCGGCTGGAGGGCGGGGAACTGGTGCTGAGCTGGCCGGGGCACGACGAATTCACGAAGCACATCCCGACGGGGGGTGGCGCGCAGTGA
- a CDS encoding WhiB family transcriptional regulator: protein MGWVTDWSAQAACRTTDPDELFVQGAAQNRAKAVCTGCPVRTECLADALDNRVEFGVWGGMTERERRALLRRRPTVTSWRRLLETARTEYERSAGILPVGLDDDETYETYAAVG from the coding sequence ATGGGCTGGGTAACCGACTGGAGTGCGCAGGCAGCCTGCCGCACTACCGATCCGGATGAACTGTTCGTACAAGGGGCAGCGCAGAACAGGGCCAAGGCGGTGTGCACCGGATGTCCGGTGCGGACCGAATGCCTGGCCGACGCGCTCGACAATCGCGTCGAGTTCGGCGTGTGGGGGGGGATGACCGAGCGGGAGCGGCGCGCACTGTTGCGCAGGCGCCCCACGGTCACTTCCTGGCGCAGACTGCTCGAGACCGCGCGTACGGAATACGAGCGCAGCGCGGGCATCCTGCCCGTGGGCCTCGATGACGACGAGACATACGAGACATATGCGGCGGTGGGGTAG
- a CDS encoding Crp/Fnr family transcriptional regulator encodes MDDVLRRAPLFAALDDEQAAELRASMSEVTLARSDALFHEGDPGDRLYVVTEGKVKLHRTSPDGRENMLAVLGPGELIGELSLFDPGPRTATATALTEVKLLGLGHGDLQPWLNVRPEVATALLRAVARRLRKTNDQMSDLVFSDVPGRVARALLDLSRRFGVQSEEGIHVVHDLTQEELAQLVGASRETVNKALADFAQRGWLRLEARAVILLDVERLAKRSR; translated from the coding sequence GTGGACGACGTTCTGCGGCGCGCCCCGCTCTTCGCGGCGCTCGATGACGAGCAGGCCGCGGAGCTCCGCGCCTCGATGAGTGAAGTGACGCTCGCCCGTAGCGATGCGCTCTTCCACGAGGGCGACCCCGGCGACCGCCTCTACGTGGTCACCGAAGGCAAGGTCAAGCTCCACCGCACGTCCCCCGACGGCCGCGAGAACATGCTCGCCGTCCTCGGCCCGGGCGAGCTGATCGGTGAGCTGTCCCTCTTCGACCCGGGCCCGCGTACCGCGACCGCCACCGCGCTGACCGAGGTCAAGCTCCTCGGCCTCGGCCACGGCGATCTGCAGCCCTGGCTGAACGTCAGGCCCGAGGTGGCCACGGCCCTGCTGCGCGCCGTCGCCCGCCGACTGCGCAAGACCAACGACCAGATGTCCGACCTGGTCTTCTCCGACGTCCCGGGCCGCGTGGCCCGCGCGCTCCTCGACCTGTCGCGCCGCTTCGGCGTGCAGTCGGAGGAAGGCATCCACGTCGTGCACGATCTGACGCAGGAAGAGCTGGCCCAGCTGGTCGGCGCCTCCCGCGAGACCGTGAACAAGGCGCTCGCGGACTTCGCGCAGCGCGGCTGGCTGAGGCTGGAGGCGCGTGCGGTGATCCTGCTGGACGTGGAGCGCCTCGCGAAGCGCTCGCGCTAG
- a CDS encoding MBL fold metallo-hydrolase, translating into MTDAASLPGQPRGGVLSGPATVRAVNVLAPNASAMTLDGTNTWIVSEPDSELAVVIDPGPLDDIHLQAVIATAEKAGKRVALTLLTHGHPDHAEGAARFAELTRTHVRALDPALRLGGEGLAAGDVITTGGLEMRVVPTPGHTSDSLCFHLPADRAVLTGDTVLGRGTTLVAHPDGRLGDYLDSLRRLRSLTVDDGVHAVLPGHGPVLDDAQGAVEFYLAHRAHRLAQVETAVENGHLTAAEVVAHVYADVDRSLWPAAELSVRAQLEYLREHGLIEQG; encoded by the coding sequence ATGACCGACGCCGCTTCGCTGCCCGGGCAGCCCCGCGGTGGTGTGCTCTCCGGGCCCGCCACTGTCCGTGCCGTCAATGTCCTCGCACCCAATGCCTCCGCGATGACCCTCGACGGCACCAACACCTGGATCGTCTCCGAGCCCGACTCCGAGCTCGCCGTCGTCATCGACCCCGGGCCCCTCGACGACATACACCTCCAGGCCGTCATCGCCACCGCCGAGAAGGCGGGCAAGCGGGTCGCCCTGACCCTCCTCACCCACGGCCATCCCGACCACGCCGAGGGCGCCGCGCGCTTCGCCGAGTTGACGCGTACGCACGTCCGCGCCCTCGACCCCGCGCTGCGGCTCGGTGGCGAAGGGCTCGCCGCCGGGGACGTGATCACCACCGGCGGGCTCGAGATGCGGGTCGTCCCCACGCCCGGCCACACCTCCGACTCGCTCTGCTTCCACCTCCCCGCGGACCGGGCGGTGCTGACCGGTGACACGGTCCTCGGGCGCGGCACGACTCTCGTCGCGCACCCGGACGGGAGGCTCGGCGACTACCTCGACTCTCTCCGCCGGCTGCGCTCACTCACGGTCGACGACGGTGTGCATGCGGTGCTGCCGGGCCACGGCCCCGTACTCGACGACGCCCAGGGCGCGGTCGAGTTCTATCTGGCGCACCGCGCGCACCGCCTCGCCCAGGTGGAGACGGCCGTCGAGAACGGTCACCTCACCGCGGCCGAGGTGGTTGCGCATGTCTACGCGGACGTGGACAGGTCGCTCTGGCCGGCCGCCGAGCTGTCGGTGCGGGCACAGCTGGAGTATCTGCGCGAGCACGGCCTGATCGAACAGGGCTAG
- a CDS encoding prohibitin family protein, whose translation MFVLFIVLIIAAAVMYFVARGGERRGLRLGALGALIAGLFAGVSSCVHIVSAYEVGVPVTFGRVGTPMTPGMNFTSPFTDVTTFSTRPVDLNLSDKDVVEVRSSQGGVMYVEITVKWAVTPAKAIELYKLAGSEGAIQQRLVFPDSREIIRNVFARHTSEEGYTSAREKINSEIGDLIKERLAPRGIDVTTVNLRNVKPSDRLQDQIDRKIQQQQATERATEAARTAKAEAERRRIEAEGIAKANKILNDSLSDKVLTNQCIEAFKEAAAKHPVYAVPCGGGSGNPLIVDGTKN comes from the coding sequence GTGTTTGTCCTGTTCATCGTGCTCATCATCGCCGCGGCCGTGATGTATTTCGTCGCCCGCGGCGGCGAGCGCCGCGGCCTCAGACTGGGTGCCCTCGGCGCGCTGATAGCCGGCCTGTTCGCCGGCGTCTCCAGCTGCGTGCACATCGTCAGCGCCTACGAGGTCGGCGTCCCGGTCACTTTCGGCAGGGTCGGCACACCCATGACCCCGGGGATGAACTTCACATCGCCGTTCACCGACGTCACCACGTTCTCCACCCGCCCGGTGGACCTGAACCTCTCCGACAAGGACGTGGTCGAGGTGCGCTCCTCACAGGGCGGTGTGATGTACGTGGAGATCACCGTGAAGTGGGCGGTGACCCCGGCCAAGGCCATCGAGCTCTACAAGCTCGCCGGCAGCGAGGGCGCCATCCAGCAGCGGCTGGTCTTCCCGGACAGCCGGGAGATCATTCGCAATGTCTTCGCCCGCCACACCAGCGAGGAGGGCTACACCTCCGCCCGCGAGAAGATCAACAGCGAGATCGGTGATCTGATCAAGGAGCGCCTCGCCCCGCGCGGTATCGACGTCACCACCGTCAACCTGCGCAATGTGAAGCCGTCCGACCGGCTGCAGGACCAGATCGACCGCAAGATCCAGCAGCAGCAGGCGACGGAGCGGGCGACCGAGGCGGCGCGCACGGCGAAGGCGGAGGCCGAGCGGCGCAGGATCGAGGCCGAGGGCATCGCCAAGGCCAACAAGATCCTGAACGACTCGCTCAGCGACAAGGTCCTGACGAACCAGTGCATCGAGGCGTTCAAGGAGGCGGCCGCGAAGCACCCGGTGTACGCCGTGCCGTGTGGTGGCGGCTCGGGGAACCCGCTGATCGTGGACGGCACCAAGAACTGA
- a CDS encoding ArsA family ATPase, whose protein sequence is MTLDASAPLEIDPLIDHPATRIIVCCGAGGVGKTTTAAALGLRAAERGRKVVVLTIDPARRLAQSMGIDSLDNTPRRVKGIEGGGELHAMMLDMKRTFDEIVEAHADGERSRAILENPFYQSLSAGFAGTQEYMAMEKLGQLRARDEWDLIVVDTPPSRSALDFLDAPKRLGSFLDGKFIKLLMAPAKMGGRAGMKFLNVGMSMMTGTLGKLLGGQLLRDVQTFVAAMDTMFGGFRTRADATYRLLQAPGTAFLVVAAPERDALREAAYFVERLGAEEMPLAGLVLNRVHGSGAARLSAERALAAAENLDEGGIVDQESGKTGVRDATGASPESPPVQPSRVQHTPVQHTTVEHSPEDHEAHEAAHAYDGQGEHTTEQLTAGLLRLHAERMQVLAREQRTRDRFTALHPEVAVAQVAALPGDVHDLAGLRAIGDRLATGGRTPAGAA, encoded by the coding sequence ATGACCCTGGACGCGTCGGCCCCGCTCGAAATCGACCCGCTCATCGACCATCCGGCCACCCGCATCATCGTGTGCTGCGGCGCCGGCGGCGTCGGCAAGACGACGACCGCGGCGGCTCTCGGCCTACGGGCGGCCGAGCGCGGTCGCAAGGTGGTCGTCCTGACCATCGACCCGGCTCGCAGGCTCGCCCAGTCCATGGGCATCGACTCCCTCGACAACACCCCGCGCAGGGTCAAGGGCATCGAGGGCGGGGGCGAACTGCACGCCATGATGCTGGACATGAAGCGGACCTTCGACGAGATCGTCGAGGCGCACGCGGACGGCGAGCGGTCCCGCGCGATCCTGGAGAACCCCTTCTACCAGTCCCTGTCGGCCGGTTTCGCGGGCACGCAGGAGTACATGGCGATGGAGAAGCTGGGGCAGCTGCGCGCCCGCGACGAGTGGGATCTGATCGTCGTCGACACCCCGCCGTCGCGCTCGGCGCTGGACTTCCTGGACGCGCCCAAGCGTCTCGGATCGTTCCTGGACGGCAAGTTCATCAAGCTGCTGATGGCTCCGGCGAAGATGGGCGGCCGGGCCGGGATGAAGTTCCTGAATGTCGGCATGTCGATGATGACGGGGACGCTGGGCAAGCTGCTGGGCGGACAACTCCTGCGCGACGTACAGACCTTCGTGGCCGCGATGGACACCATGTTCGGCGGCTTCCGCACCCGCGCGGACGCGACCTACCGGCTGCTGCAGGCTCCCGGCACGGCGTTCCTGGTGGTCGCGGCACCCGAGCGGGACGCGCTGCGCGAGGCGGCGTACTTCGTGGAGCGGCTGGGGGCGGAGGAGATGCCGCTCGCCGGTCTGGTGCTCAACCGGGTCCACGGAAGCGGCGCCGCCCGGCTGTCTGCCGAGCGGGCACTTGCCGCCGCAGAAAATCTTGACGAGGGCGGCATTGTGGATCAGGAGTCCGGGAAGACTGGTGTTCGTGACGCCACGGGCGCCTCTCCCGAATCCCCGCCCGTGCAGCCCAGCCGCGTGCAGCACACCCCCGTGCAGCACACCACCGTGGAGCACAGCCCCGAGGACCATGAAGCCCATGAAGCCGCCCATGCCTATGACGGCCAAGGGGAGCACACCACAGAGCAGCTGACCGCAGGACTGCTGCGCCTGCACGCCGAACGCATGCAGGTACTCGCGCGTGAACAGCGAACGCGCGACCGCTTCACCGCGCTCCACCCCGAAGTGGCGGTGGCCCAAGTGGCCGCTCTGCCCGGCGACGTACATGATCTCGCGGGGCTTCGGGCCATCGGTGACCGACTCGCGACCGGTGGTCGTACCCCGGCCGGAGCTGCGTAA
- a CDS encoding ArsA family ATPase yields MSRLQVVSGKGGTGKTTVAAALALALATEGKRTLLVEVEGRQGIAQLFETEALPYEERKIAVSSGGGEVFALAIDAERALLDYLHMFYKLGSAGRALQKLGAIDFATTVAPGVRDVLLTGKACEAVRRKTKQGNYTYNYVVMDAPPTGRITRFLNVNDEVAGLAKFGPIHNQAQAVMRVLKSPETAVHLVTLLEEMPVQETADGVAELRAAGLPVGKVIVNMVRPHILDEEAVRNAAGDRRADIAKTLTAAGVSGSAKLVTPLLEQARDHAQRVELEREQRAALDGLELPSYELPLLSEGVHLAGLYQLAKELRKQEAAS; encoded by the coding sequence GTGAGCAGGCTCCAGGTCGTCAGCGGCAAGGGCGGTACCGGTAAGACAACGGTCGCCGCCGCCCTCGCGCTCGCCCTCGCGACCGAGGGAAAGCGGACTCTCCTCGTCGAGGTCGAGGGGAGGCAAGGCATCGCACAGCTCTTCGAGACAGAGGCGCTGCCGTACGAGGAGCGGAAAATCGCCGTCTCCTCCGGCGGTGGCGAGGTGTTCGCGCTGGCCATCGACGCCGAGCGGGCGCTCCTCGACTACCTCCACATGTTCTACAAACTGGGCTCGGCCGGACGTGCGCTGCAGAAGCTCGGCGCGATCGACTTCGCGACGACGGTCGCGCCGGGTGTACGAGACGTACTGCTGACCGGCAAGGCCTGCGAAGCCGTACGCCGCAAGACGAAGCAGGGCAACTACACGTACAACTACGTGGTGATGGACGCCCCGCCCACCGGCCGCATCACCCGCTTTCTGAACGTCAACGACGAGGTGGCGGGGCTGGCCAAGTTCGGCCCGATACACAATCAGGCCCAGGCCGTGATGCGTGTCCTCAAGTCACCGGAGACGGCCGTCCATCTGGTGACGCTGCTGGAGGAGATGCCGGTCCAGGAGACCGCGGACGGTGTCGCCGAACTTCGCGCCGCGGGCCTCCCGGTCGGCAAGGTGATCGTGAACATGGTGCGGCCGCACATTCTCGACGAGGAGGCGGTGCGCAACGCCGCCGGCGACCGGCGCGCGGACATCGCCAAGACGCTCACGGCGGCCGGCGTCAGCGGCTCCGCGAAGCTCGTCACGCCGCTCCTGGAGCAGGCCAGGGACCATGCCCAGCGCGTCGAGCTGGAGCGCGAGCAGCGTGCCGCGCTGGACGGCCTGGAGCTGCCGTCGTACGAACTCCCCCTGCTGAGCGAGGGAGTCCACCTGGCCGGGCTCTACCAACTGGCGAAGGAACTGCGGAAGCAAGAGGCTGCCTCATGA
- a CDS encoding DUF4177 domain-containing protein: MTKWEYATVPLLVHATKQILDTWGEDGWELVQVVPGPNNPEQLVAYLKREKA, encoded by the coding sequence ATGACCAAGTGGGAATACGCGACCGTGCCCCTTCTCGTGCACGCGACCAAGCAGATTCTGGACACCTGGGGCGAGGACGGCTGGGAGCTCGTCCAGGTCGTTCCCGGGCCGAACAACCCCGAGCAGCTGGTGGCCTATCTGAAGCGGGAGAAGGCATGA